A region from the Triticum urartu cultivar G1812 chromosome 1, Tu2.1, whole genome shotgun sequence genome encodes:
- the LOC125525901 gene encoding cytochrome P450 94B3-like: protein MVPYMLCFQFVACCLLVLLYSLRSGSASSAGHGPRSYPVIGCLLAFYENRRRLLDWYTEMLAASPTQTIVVDRLGARRTVVTANPANVEYILLGNFGNFPKGKPFTDVLGDLLGNGIFNVDGDKWFAQRKLVSHEFSARTLRELEIAVLEAEALDRLVPAMEAAAEPGGGAVDMQDVLRRFAFDVICRVSLGVDPGCLDPALPAPRLATAFDAAAGIIARRGAAPLAAVWKIKRALNIGSERRLREEVKVIHEAVMDLIRSRKKERFLVNAGDERNDLLSRMIDCGYADEDIRDMVISFIMAGRDTTSSALTWFFWLLMRHRDVERDVLEEITSMRRDSSNGTYAGEGFDLDDFRRMRVLHAALSETMRLYPPVAWDSKHAAAADVLPDGTRVWPGDRVTYFQYGMGRMEAIWGSDAGEFSLERWLALPTDSNSASGGVSPFKYPVFQGGPRTCLGREMAFVQMKFVAGAILRRFDLRPVDEGRTPAFLPLLTSHMHGGLKVTVRRRKVETTGNGLQDAATAENRSSFFS, encoded by the coding sequence ATGGTACCTTACATGCTGTGCTTTCAGTTCGTGGCGTGTTGCCTCCTGGTCCTGCTCTACTCGCTTCGATCTGGTTCTGCCAGCAGCGCTGGCCATGGCCCGAGAAGCTACCCGgtcatcggctgcctgctcgccTTCTACGAGAACCGGCGGCGGCTCCTCGACTGGTACACCGAGATGCTGGCGGCCTCGCCCACCCAGACGATCGTCGTTGACCGCCTGGGCGCGCGCCGGACCGTGGTGACCGCGAACCCGGCCAACGTCGAGTACATCCTCCTGGGCAACTTCGGCAACTTCCCCAAGGGGAAGCCCTTCACCGACGTGCTCGGCGACCTGCTCGGCAATGGCATCTTCAACGTCGACGGCGACAAGTGGTTCGCCCAGCGGAAGCTGGTCAGCCACGAGTTCTCGGCGCGCACGCTCCGTGAGCTGGAGATTGCCGTGCTCGAGGCGGAGGCGCTCGACCGCCTCGTGCCGGCGATGGAAGCGGCCGCTGAGCCGGGCGGCGGCGCCGTGGACATGCAGGATGTCCTCCGCCGGTTCGCATTCGACGTCATCTGCCGTGTCTCGCTGGGCGTTGACCCGGGATGCCTCGACCCGGCATTGCCCGCGCCGAGGCTGGCCACCGCGTTCGACGCCGCCGCCGGGATCATCGCCAGGCGCGGGGCTGCGCCGCTGGCCGCCGTCTGGAAGATCAAGCGTGCGCTCAACATCGGCTCGGAGCGGCGGCTGCGCGAGGAGGTCAAGGTTATTCACGAAGCCGTCATGGATCTCATCAGGAGCCGCAAAAAGGAGCGCTTCCTGGTCAACGCCGGCGACGAGAGGAACGACCTGCTGTCGCGGATGATCGATTGCGGCTACGCCGACGAGGATATCCGGGACATGGTGATCAGCTTCATCATGGCCGGCCGCGACACGACGTCGTCGGCGCTGACCTGGTTCTTCTGGCTGCTCATGCGCCACCGCGACGTGGAGCGAGACGTGCTGGAGGAGATCACGAGCATGAGACGAGACAGCAGCAACGGCACCTACGCCGGCGAAGGCTTCGACCTCGACGACTTCCGCAGGATGCGGGTGCTCCACGCGGCGCTGAGCGAGACCATGCGGCTGTACCCGCCGGTGGCGTGGGACTCAAAGCACGCGGCGGCGGCAGACGTGCTGCCGGACGGCACCCGTGTCTGGCCCGGCGACCGGGTCACCTACTTTCAGTACGGGATGGGGAGGATGGAGGCCATCTGGGGCTCCGACGCCGGCGAGTTCAGCCTGGAGAGGTGGCTCGCACTGCCGACGGACAGCAACTCGGCGTCTGGCGGCGTGTCTCCCTTCAAGTACCCGGTGTTCCAGGGCGGCCCGCGGACGTGCCTGGGCAGGGAGATGGCCTTTGTGCAGATGAAGTTCGTGGCCGGCGCCATACTCCGCCGGTTCGACCTCCGCCCCGTCGACGAGGGCCGCACGCCGGCGTTCCTGCCGCTGCTCACTTCCCACATGCACGGCGGGCTCAAGGTGACGGTGAGGAGGAGGAAGGTGGAGACCACAGGCAACGGCCTGCAGGACGCAGCTACAGCCGAAAACCGATCATCATTTTTTAGCTAG